ATTCTGGGACGTTGGCGGAcaagaatctttgagaGAAATGTGGTCCGAGTATTACACAAATTCTCATGCGATTATTTTTGTGATTGATTCTACAGATAAAGACAGGCTGCTGGACTGCCAGAAAGCTCTAAGCAGTATTGTTACAGATGACCTAATTGAGGGCATACCGATTCTTATGCTTGCCAATAAACAGGACGTTGAAGGTGCCCCAGGAAAGTTGGAAGTTGAGGATATTAAAGAGATATTCAACGTTATCGCGGAACATCTAGATGCCAGAGATAGCAGGGTGCTCCCAATAAGTGCCAAGACAGGAGATGGGGTTCAACAATCTATAGAATGGTTGACTTTAAGATTGGAAAGGAACAAGAGTAATAAGCCTCCCATCTATAGGTAGTATACGTCATTTGGTGTACGTTCGCTTCTTCTGCCGCCCCAGTTACCATATTTAGCAGTTCCTCTGCTCCATATATCCAAATCATTTTCACCAGGATTACAACTCACCTCCCTAATGACCCTTACTACGAAACACATAATTGAAACGTTGCAGAAATTTACTCCATGCGACGTCAGTGATGCCCTAGTCAAGTTTGGATACAAGAATGGTGGATATTTTCCCAACTTAGTTAGGCAATCTCAGGGCAAGTCATCGAGCCCAAACACCGTAGTGGGAAAAGCGTACACAGTGCTTTTTGCCCCTTACGACGACCCTAATCCTCAAATTGGCGGAGGATACATTGACTCCTTGCCTGAAGATTCTGTGCTGGTAATTGCCACCACCCCAGCATTACAGCTTCCTCAAGCCCCTTACACCAAAGTGAATAATGCATTATATGGTGGATTGATGTCTACTAGAGCCCAGTACTTGAAGAGCAAAGGGACTGTGgtatttggaagaattcGTGATCTGGCTGAACATCGTCAATTGGAACATCCGGTATTTTCCTATGGTGTTGGCTCGACTGCTCATAAGCCAGTTGTTAAGATTATTGGAATTAACATACCAGTGGATGTGCTAGTGGAAGGTTACCCCGAGGCGGAGTTTCAGACAATCAATCCTGGTGATATAGTGGTTGCAGATGAAAACGGAGTTGTTCGAATTCCGCAGGAAGAAAAGTTATTGGCAAAAGTCCTTGATTTTATCCCTAGAAGGGTTTCCGCCGACGAGTTAGTAGCTCAAGACATTAAGGAGGGAAAACCTGCCGCTGAAAGCCAGAAACTTCGTAGAAGTGCAGTCTAAAATGACTATTTACGGTAAGTAATATCAAGTAATAATTACTAAGAGAATGACATGATTATCTGACGCCAGTATTATCCTTTCTGGAAGACCTATATGGACTCATCGCCCCTTATcatttgaaatcttctCATAATTTTTACATCAACGTCAAACGGCCGATAATTCGCTGCCACCTACCTTGCTCAGCCATACATTGTATTtatatttttcttctggttGAACCCTTACCTTCTCCTGCATTCGTTAAGTCATGTCAACTCctgaagagcaagaaaaATTGGTGAGCCAGTTCGTAGAGCAACTTTCTGAAATCGTTGAAGAGGCCGAATATGATGAACTATGGGGTAATCAGTTAGACCCCAAAGGCTCATTTTACAAAGAGAGCATTGCTAAGAAACTAGCAACTAAATTTCTCAGGGCTAATAGATGGGACTTGGAGTTGGCTAAAAAGCAACTGACAAACACTCTGATTTGGAGGAAAGAGTTTAATCCGTTGAGTGCCGGGTTCCGTGAAAAAcatgatgaaaaatttgacaTCCTCGGAGTAATCACTTATCATTCGGAGCAACCTGTTCCCAACATTAAGCTGATCAATTGGAACTTGTATGGGAATGTGAAGGATCCTAAGAGCATTTTCGAAGATCTGCCAACTTTCATGAGATGGAGAGTG
This window of the Komagataella phaffii GS115 chromosome 2, complete sequence genome carries:
- a CDS encoding GTPase of the Ras superfamily required to recruit Arl1p to the Golgi, with protein sequence MFHLAKGLYQNWNRKEQYSVLILGLDNAGKTTFLERVKSIYMPNAKITPPERILPTVGQNVGIINFSSKVNLKFWDVGGQESLREMWSEYYTNSHAIIFVIDSTDKDRLLDCQKALSSIVTDDLIEGIPILMLANKQDVEGAPGKLEVEDIKEIFNVIAEHLDARDSRVLPISAKTGDGVQQSIEWLTLRLERNKSNKPPIYR